TTCTGGAGCAAGGCCAAGAAGCCTCAGTGTAGCGTCTGCAGGTCTAAGAGGGTCATGCTTTACGAGGACTTCCTTAAGCTTCCTGAAGAGGAGAAGCAGAAGCTTCTTGGAGGTTTTAAGGTTCAGCAGGTACCTGGGGATGAGAAGGGTGAAGGGGTGAAATTGGGTGATTCACCCGGTGAAAGTGGGGGATTGGAGGGTGATTCCAAGGTGATTTCGGGTGAAGTTGAGGTGAATCCCCCTAAATCCCCGGGTGAAACTGGGGGAAATGGGGTGAAAAAGGGGGATTCCCCTAAAATCACCCAAAGTCCCCCGGTGAAAAAGGGTGATTCACCCAGAGTCCCCCGGGTGAAATCGGGGGATAAGAAGGGGGAGAGGGTGAAGGGTGAAAGGGTGAAGCGGTTGTCTCTGCCGAGGCCTAAGCTGTCGTGGAAGGTTTACGCTATCGGCATTGGCTTGGCTTTTGCGTACTATCTCTATAAGGTTGGCTGGTTTGATGAGCTGTTCAGGCACTTGAAGAGTCTTGGAGCGTTGAAGGACGCCAAGAAGGGTGAGAAGGATAAGCCGGTCGTCCGGTCGAGTCCTGTTCTGGGTAAGATTGAGCAGAACCTGAGGAGGGGTTGAAGATGTTTGATAAGGCGAAGCTGGCCATGGCCATGATGAGTCCTGGAATGCAGGCCAAGGTGGGGAAGCTTTCGGGCTGGGTTGATTCTCTTCTCGAGGCCTTGGATGAGACGGATGTTAAGCCTCCAGTCGAGAAGGTTGAAAGCCAGGAGGACCTTGGCCTCGTCCTGGTCGAGCTGCTGAAGAAGGCCAAGGTGGAGCGGGTTGAGAACGGGAACATGCTGGTGATCGAGCTGGGGAAGAAGAGGAAGCTTGGGTTGGTTGCGGCCTTCAAGGTGGTCGAGGATGAGTGAGGAAGTGGTTCAGAATCAGGTGGGTGAGGACCTCCTTGAGAAGGACATAACCTCTCTCGTGGAGGACGTTGATCGTGTGCTTGAGGCTGGTCCTGAGGAGGCCGAGAGCGAGGAGCTTGAGGAGGTCGTTGAGTCGGGTGGCCTGATGACGGAAGAGGAGTTCAACGCGAGGATTGATGAGTTCCAGGAGAAGGACCACAGTCTCACGATCTTTGCCAATTTTTACGTGAAGAACCTTGAGAGGAAGGCGAGGGAGCAGGGGTTGGACGTGGACTTCTCCCTGTGGTGGGATGTTGGCCGGCCTTCGTTCAACGCCGGCCTTTGGTACATGGAGAAGGTTGAGGGTCAGAGCCTCCAGGTGAGTGGGAAGTTCGGCCTTCTGGTCGGCGCTGGGAGTTTGCTTCTCCTTACGTGGATGTACAGGAGTGCTTTGAAGAGGAAGGGTAAGGAGAAGGTTGAGAAGGGTCCGGCTGCCGGGGGTGATAATGGGACGGGTGAGTCTGAGAAGCCGGTTAAGACTGAGACGGAGGCCTTGAGGGAGAAGGCTAAGCCGAAGGAGCCTGAGCCTCCCAAGAGTGAACTTTTAGCGAAGATTAACAAGAACCTTGGTTCTTGATTTCTCTTTTTGGAGGTGGGATCGTGGCGATCCTGGACGTTGAACTTCCACCATGGTCAATTGACCTGATCTACGGGAACACGGGGAGCGGGAAGAGCTTTTTCGCAGGGTGGCTTATTGAGCAGGCTTATGAGAGGGGTCGAAGGTTCATCGTGCTGGACACGAAGGTTAAGAATCACCTCGGCCTTGTTACCCTTCCTGGGGTTAAGCTACTCAAGGTGAAGGTGGGTGCGAGGTACAACTGGAGGAAGCTGCTTGATTTTGATCAGGTCCTCGTGGTCCCGACGAGGGGGACGATCAGCAGGATCGGCGTGGATGGCCTTGTGGAGCAGTACTATAAGCCTCTTCTTGACGAGCTGTTTCGGCGGGATCGGGATAGGATTATTGTGGTGGAGGAGGCTCATAGGTATAATCCGTCCTCGAGGAGGCCGGGGAAGGAGTTGGAGCAGTTGTTTAGGGAGGGTCGTGATGGGAGGCTCTACACGGTGGCGATCACTCAGAGCATAGCCGACTTCCCGAAGCTTCTTTTCCGTCAGGCGCAGAGGCATTTTATCTTCCAGCACTACGTTCCGAACGACATCATCTACCTTAATAGAATGATTCCGGGGTTTTCGGAGCTGAACGATCAGTTGAGGAAGCATGATCTGGTGGAGTTTGTTCCGCCAGAGCGGGTGAGGGTGATCAAGCGCGAATTGGTCATCAGGAGGACGAGGCACTACGGGTGATTCTATGGCGAGGCTTTACTTGTTTGATGATAAGAGAAGCATCTTCCATGCTATGCTGGGATTTCTCACGGCCTTCCTGCTCCAGTTTTCTCTCATAGTCATCTTGGCTTACGTGTTTTATCAGGTGCGGGAGAGAGAAAACCCGGTTGCGACTGTGGGGGACGT
This is a stretch of genomic DNA from Palaeococcus ferrophilus DSM 13482. It encodes these proteins:
- a CDS encoding helicase HerA domain-containing protein, with protein sequence MAILDVELPPWSIDLIYGNTGSGKSFFAGWLIEQAYERGRRFIVLDTKVKNHLGLVTLPGVKLLKVKVGARYNWRKLLDFDQVLVVPTRGTISRIGVDGLVEQYYKPLLDELFRRDRDRIIVVEEAHRYNPSSRRPGKELEQLFREGRDGRLYTVAITQSIADFPKLLFRQAQRHFIFQHYVPNDIIYLNRMIPGFSELNDQLRKHDLVEFVPPERVRVIKRELVIRRTRHYG